A region of the Anolis carolinensis isolate JA03-04 chromosome 1, rAnoCar3.1.pri, whole genome shotgun sequence genome:
ccccaactcccatgattctacagcaggggtcgtcaaacattttaagcagagggccagtccataatccttcagactgttgagggaccgaattattctttggggaaaaaaaacccgaacaaattcctatgcacactgcacatgtcttatttgtagtgcaaaaaaaaaatcaacaacaatgaaagaacaatacaatatttaaaaataaaaacaattttaaccaacataaatctattaggatttcagtgggaagtgtgggcctgcttctgggcaatgagatagtcaagttaattaggattgttgttgttgtgtgccttcaggtcatttcagactttgggtgagcctaagtctaaaactgagggtgggggccaggtaaatgatcttggagggctgcatccggcccacgggccttagtttgggaacccctgttctacagcattgagccagggcaggtaaagtggtgtggAGCTacattcattttgcagtgtagatacagccttcaTATCCAACCCCATGCTGGACTACAACACTCTTGCCATGGAAGACCATGAGCCACGCTCTTGGGGGATGGTAGGAATGCCAGTCCAACAATGGGAAGCCAAagactgaggacccttccacacaaccatataacccagaatatcagggcagaaaaatcccacaatatctgcattgaaccggattatctgagtccacactgctatatatctcaattcaaagcagaaaatgtgggattttattcaactcccctatatcctagaatatcaaggcagaaaatcccacattatctgagtgtggactcagataacacagttcaaagcagatattgttggattttctgccttgatattctgggatatagggctgtgtggaagggccctaagaatggCTGCCCTAAAGCAATAGCAAGCCCAGCACCTGAAGAAGCCCCTCCAGCAAAGGAGACTGCTTACCGCTCCCAGAATGGAGAAGCCACTGGTTGATGGGTTGGCACTCCTCGAGACCACAACACTTTATCGTAATACAAAAATGTCCCTCACACTTGCAATTACGTCACTTCCGCCCGTCACAGATTTCTCCTAGGACGCCGCCCTTGCCTCCCCACCGGCGCTTTCCCATTGGCCCACGCTGATTCCTCCACTTCAGTCCTTCTCGGCTTCTGATTGGTGGAGGCGGCGGTCAGCCCCGGCGCGGGATGGGGCGGGGAGACTATGAGTGACAGCAGCCCTGGAAGTCGCGGCGGCGGACGAGCTCCGGGTCCGGTTGCCAGGGACGACCGAACAGGTGAGCCCCGGATGAAGCGAGGGAGCAAGCAGGGAATGGGGAAGAAAAGACTCCCTCTTTCGGCGCTCTGCCATTTTCCGGCgggccttcctttctttctctttcccagtGTAAACAACCAGGAGGGAGGCCCGGGAGGCCCCACTCTCCCTCCAAGTCAAGGGGAAAGAGGCTACGAGTGAGCCAGGGAGCCTGTTGCATCATAAACAGGAGAGTCCAGTCCTGTCCTGCCTTCAAAGGCTATTTGTAGCTAGTTTATGCGGGCCTCCGGGTGttatggactgcaactcccagaattcctaacaattAGACAAGCTGTGTGatacttctgggagttgaagtcccaaaaccTGAAGGCCCTCAGGCTTGGGAGCCACTGTGTTAAACCCTTTTGCGgattatacagttggccctccacgttTGTAATTTTTACTTCAGCAGATTTTTTTATGGTTTTGATTAAATATATTCATTCTAGGAGTCTCAACACCCTTCAGTGTTATTCTAAGGTGTGAATGTCgcaattgatcactttgattagcattgaatagcctttcagtttcaaagcctggctgcttcttgcgtgcgggaatcctttgtttagaTGTGTTAGCTagctctgattgattcatgtctggaattcctctgttttctgagttgtgttctttatttattgtcctggttttagagtttttttttaaaaaacaaaggattcctccaggcagtaaacagccagaccttgaatctgaaaggctaatcaaagtgatcagttgtaacattcacacgtgcctcaaacatacaagagttctttctcccacccataatattttacagatatataaaccccacttgcatagtttccaacatacttcacaacctctgaggatgtctgccatagatgccggtgaaacgtcagaagaaaatgcttctggaacgtggccatacagcctggagagttcacagcaactcagtgattttggccatgaaagccttcgacaagacctCTTTAGGATTCTCTGTGTTGGCTTCCATCAGAGGtagaccatagagtcatactggaagacctagaaattcctagagggaTGTTCTctcacattaaaaaaacccaaaaaaaccccacagcaaTATCTTTATTTGCTGCTTTCCACCTTCACAGGGGTCCTCTGCCCCTAAACtccagaaaatgtggagggctgactatgaTCAACTCTCTGTGAATGTTTCCATTGTAGGCCATGCCTTTTTCTTCCAGACGCAACCCTAGAAGGAGGAGGAAGCGCAGTGAAGAACTGAGAAGCCACCATGCAACTGAGCCCAGGTCACAGCACTAGTCACACTTTCCTGTGGTATTAGGAGGGGATGGAGCAGGTGAGTGGCTCTGTTTTGGTGTGGGGTGGGGTTCCTTTGTTGTTCTGTTATTGGCTACACTGCGGTAGTTGTACATCAGGTAAATTAGGCGTGCCCCTCCACCTTTGGTCTCTGTTTAAATCTCAGCCAAAGCATAGGGCTTGCCCTTAAACAAACAAGGAGAAAATCTCAGTTATGGGtgtggttgtttttattttttaaaatggcaataataTTCTTGTTTTGCATAAGGGAGATTGTGTGTCATGTTGTAGTATAGGGATTCTTAATATAGAGGTGGACAGAAGGTTGATAAAAGCTGATTTCCAgtagaccagaggtccccaaaccaCGTCCTGTGGGgacagatgcagccctccaaggttattgacCCGgctccccaccctaaactttagacttagggtcaccctcagtctgaaatgacttgaaggcacacaacaacaacaatccaaattaacTTGACACccttatcagccaaaagcagacccacacttcccactggaaAACACTGGtgtacgtttatgttggttaaaattattcttcatttaaaatactgtattgttctttcatgtctttTTCACTACACATAAGATatctgcagtgtgcataggaattcatttttccaaactatattccatcccctaacagtctgagggaccatgaaccattCATCTGCTTAAAAGATTTGATGACCCCTGCAGTAAATCATTGAAAACTGCTGGTTGATATAATTCTTTAAAAGAATGCCAAGCTACACAACATTTTTGCTCATCTAGGAAGACATGTCATAGGAAAGAGAAGATAGATGAGATCACCTtatagagggcccttccacacagccatataacttagaatatcaaggcagataatccacaatatctgctttgaaccggattatctgagtccacactgccatataatcccgttcaattgtgtggaaggggcctaagattgcTTATGCCTCTTGAAAGATCTCCGAGTATGAatcctttttttgttcaatatTGCTAGACCGCAATGATTTCGGGAAAGGTGGAATACAATATACATAAAACTATCTCACATGCTAGTCATGACTAAGAAGGTACGATCTGTAGATGCCTGAAGGATTCTTCATTAGAAGAGTTGGTCTTGGAAATCAACAAAAGAAAGTTATTCTTGACATAATCTGAAAAGGTGTGAGAATTTTTGAATCATTTAGAAAGAGTGACTACTGTTTTTCATGTTCAGCATATGTATGAAGAAGTAGACACATGTTAAAGCAATCATGGTCAAAGACAAAACTGATAAGAATTAGAGAATTAGTAAAAAAGTTTATAGAGGGAATCATGATCTTGAGTGGTATCACAAGTTGAGCTGTCATATATTCTGCAGATCACAAAAGTTACAACCAGCCCAAAATAGATATCAACATTGTTAAAAAGCAAAGTCAGGCTGGGAGACATGAAAATAATCCTTCCACAAACAAAATGGGGGAAACTGCAAGCAAGCAATAAGGGATGgaaaagtgtgtgtgagagaaatttGAGGACTGACTGCTACAAATATTAGGTTcaacaataattttttaaaaatacattagaaGTAGAAAATGGCTAAACATCATGCAATATTGGATTGTTAGAGGACAAGGAAGTTTGAACAGAATGAAttcttgtgtttgttttttaaatgaagacTATAGAACAAATACCCATGCCTGAATTCACTTGTTCAAAATGGAGTCTGAAAAATTAAGGCATGTCATATTTTAGGCTTTGTTGACAAATGAAAATTTAACAAATTACCAGATCCTAGTAATATGTCACTGACAGTTGTTAATGGACTCAAATGTGTAGCTGCCTATCTTAGAATAACATTATCTTCTAAGATAAGCTCCTAGAAAGGATTGGGAAAAGGTTACTATATCGCCAGTGTATCAAAAGTGAAAGTTGCATTTCCCCCCCCTCCCATGTCTTGAATTTGACTTTCTCAAGCTCCTCTTACAcagctttatctgctttgaactggattatatggcagtgtagactaaaataatccagttcatatcagataatgtggattttctgctttgataacctggattatctggcagtgtagaaggggcctcagaattaACTGATTGACCACCTTTTGATGTGGAAAGAGTACTGGACTGGATAAGTGTTATTCTGATCAAACATTAAGGTTCTTTTTTATGTTCACCCAGCCCTTGCAAATAGATCATAATTTTTTTCAATACTATACCAATTATTGGTTAATTCGATTTGATAGTGTGTGCGTGTATTTGCATTTGACATATGTGAGTATACCTTATAACTCAAGACTTGCCACATTTTGGAAACTTGATATCCAAAGATGATGTGGGATACTTCCAGATGAATGACTACTAGCTGTTCCAGTTGAAAGAAATGGTGTAGctattctctctttctccctttaaTGGTGTTTtgtgtgaaaagaaaaaagatgacACAAGTTGTCAAAAACTACAGAAAACAACAGTTCCTAGAGCTTCTGTAATCTTTGAATGAAGTAGGTTGAATGTACAATTGAAGCCCTGTTGGGAATCAATGTTCAAATATATACTGTTTGTCAAATTCATTTCTTTTTGCTTTGTCTTTTACATGGCATTCTCTTGCCAGCATGATGCAATTTCAAAATATTATATTTGGTACATAGTTGAAATTATTAATATTCCTTCCATTAAAATGTGCTTTAGTTAGTGTGTACTATTGTTGCAAAGATGAAAGTGAGTTGACTTGAAGCATACTTTCCTTTGTAAGAAAGAAATGACTGATGTTCTCATAACAACATGCATCAAACCTGCACTTCTTCAGCTTACAAAAATAGAATTTGTCTCTTTTTGTAGATttataactttttttttacagACAGTGGATTATAAATATGGGGAAAaaatcaggcaaacattcaaacccCAGAGCAGAGCTCAAGACTTCTTGTGACTAGGAGGTGATTTCCTTTATTGCTGTGTCAGTGATTTCCTCTATTGTTGTTCCATCCTCAGAGGAAACTTGCAAAGCTAACAGGAAAAGGAGGGAACAGGAAGGAGGAGGATGTTATCCCACTATTTCCTGATTTTTCATTTTTACTGCTCATTTGACGTCTTTATTTTCTTATAGCCCTTAATCTTTGTTTTTCCTTGCTTCTTGGCCTTCTGTCCACATCAAAAGGTTGTGATTTTCTAGTAAGGCTGAAAAGAAGTATTGCAGCATGCCCTTGAGTATGCCAATCTTGCTGATGTCTTCTAATTGTTCTGTACTCTGTTTTTTATAATGTCTTCCCTCAGAGCCCATGTGACACTGGATGACACCTGCCGCAGGGACAGAATGGCTCACTTTGATACAGAGTATCAACGGCTGGAAGGCTCATACAATGACTCTCCCCCAGGAGAAGAAGACTTGATGGTTCATGTTGCAGAGGGCAGTAAATGTGAGTTCAGTCAAGCTCCTAGAAAATACTGCTAAGGTTGCCTGTGCTTGGTGAAAAGCTAGTCCAATTAAGAAAATGAAATTCTGTATTGAAAAATCGTGTATTTTTTCTCTAGCATGATCCTAAGTAACTTTGTCCAAATGTAAATCCTTGTAAATTTACTATTTTCTTTAAAACAAGTATATTTAGGAGTACAGTTTTTAATTCTCTTGGGACAGTCAGCTTCTGTAGGAATGTTAACTGTTGTTCATCAAAGTTGATCCCAAAGGCCAGAAAGTAACACATATTAAATCTAACTGAAAGTAATAACTTCAGTTCTGTCGTGCTAATTGACTATCTCACAGAGTTATTTGGATGTTTCATTTTGTCTTATAAGACTTCTGTGCTGAATTATATAATGTCTTTGTTTGTTTATCTGCTCTTGCTTATCTCTTGTGTTATAGCTCCCTGGCATCACATTGAGAATTTGGATCTCTTTTTCTCTCGTATATCCTTACTTGGTGAAAGGAAACTAGTGCTGGCATGCCAGCAGTGGTTCGTTGCAGCTAAAGTGGGAATCCCCTATAATGTTTCTTAGTAAAACCTTCAGCTCAGCTCACCTTCACCTTCACCTCAATGCAAAAACTACCACACGAAATAAGTCTTTTTACTTAGAAATGTAATGGATGCATGGAAAAGCATAATTGTTTTCCATATACATTTGTGAAGAGAGCTTCTTGTTCGGATATGATGAATATGTGTCACACAAGGCACAGTCTGTCCTGAACCCCACTTTTGTAACCATCCCAAGAGATCTCCTGAacatccaatttttaaaaagaataatttaaTCTCTGGGTAGGACCTTTTTGCCCACTATCTGACCCAAAACCACCGTCTGTCCCCTAGGGGAGGAAGACagtatataaatgctataaataaataaataaataaataaaatgcccaCAAATGTGGCATTTTAGCTTTTCCACTCCCTCTGAACTTCTCAACTCCCTCCCCAACTTCTCAAAACTAGATGAAGAATGCACAAAATAGATGTTATGGAAGGAGTGAAATTAGGGCTCCCTCCACATCTAGAAACCATGGAATATGCATAGGCTTTACTGAGAAGATGATAACAAAAACACTGCAAGGAGGTTTGTTCTTTACCTTCCCAGTGGAATATAACTTGGATAACATCTTTATATCTAACATTGCTGCTCAGTACTAATGGCATGACAGGTTGAACTAGGGGAAAAGGCCTTCTCTGTAAATTTGAGATGAAGCTGCAGTGTGTTCTACAGCTAGTAGTTCAAGCTGTTTTCCTTGACTGTGACTTCACGTCTATAACCTGCACCAGAAGAATGGCTTCACCTGTATGCTCATCAGTGAGATCTTTGAGTTAATGTGAGTATAAACACCATCCCACTTATCTGCAATTAGGGTCTGTATTATGGCTTTTCCCATGAGCACCTTGTCAGAGCAGCAAAAGGAGTTGGTTTTTCATGGTGGCTGATGAGCCTCCCTTGACATTCAGTTAATTCCATGACACTCAAGTtaatttttgatgttttaaaaggtgcttttaggatgtttttaagatgtttttaaagatgtttttaagattttttaaaattgttgattttagctggttcttgtaagccactccgagccctaggggagtggcggcatataagtttgaaaaataaataaataaataaataaaatttaaaagtcaATTCTAGTCTCCTGTATATTTTTAGATATTCTAACCAAATGCAGAATGTCTTCGGTGTAAAGCACTCAAATAGCCTGGATTTGATTGTTTAAAGGTGGAAGATAGCAAAGCATCTCAGCTTTCATTCTGCTTCATAATATATATCCTTTCTTCTCACaggcaattcatttttgttgtggCCTTCACCACATTCCTTGTCAGTTGTGTTGACTATGACATCCTCTTTGCCAATAAGCTGGTGAATCACAGCCAGCATTCCAGTGATCCAGTCAAGGTGACCTTGCCAGATGCTTTCCTGCCTCCCAATGAGTGCAGTGCTAGGTAAAGTTCATTATCACCATCCCTGACTAACTTCAGTTCAGTCTTTGCCTATCTTGGAGAGGTTTAAAATCCAAGGGACCTTTTAAATATGGAGCATCCTCTGCTTGGGAACAGAAGGGGCATGTGGCCATAAATTATGGTAATAAGGGAAATTGGGGGTAGAGATGTTTTTACAAAACCTGTTAAAAGCATAAGGTGAAAGCTTTTCCATCCTTGCTGTGAACCCATCTCCCTCTTAGGATTCAGACCAATGGCTTTCTGCTCTCCATCCTTGTGATTGCGGGGGTCTTCTGGATCCATCGGCTGATCAAATTCATCTACAATATTTGTTGCTATTGGGAGATCCACTCTTTTTACATCAGTGCTCTCAAGATTCCTATGGTAAGATTTTGGAATTAGGGGAGTTATGTGTGCATGAGTGTATCAGTATTCCATGCAAATAAAAAAATTGAGACCAGAGTGAAACATCACATTTGAGGACAATACTAGAGGATTTGCAGTTAATAATCATGATACTCTTTGCTAAATGTATGGGAACATGTGCATGATGACCGATTTTGGAAATAGAATGCTGAACTAAAAGGACTTGCTGCATTTATCCAGCAATGCAGTTCTTACATTCTTTTCAAAGCACTGAGAAAACAGTAGATAAGAACTTTTGCTTACTAATTTTCCTCCTCTCCACAAattctttgtttatttgtttgttttttgtcccTTCTTGACTTTCTTGCATCGATATGCAGTGCTGCTGATTTCTCCAGTCTAGTGCTAATCCTACAGATGCTCACTCGGACCCTCATAGGTCCTCCTTGGTTGAGTGGCAGGGCTGGTATGCTGTGCAGCTGTCCTGTCTGGGTTTTCCAGGACCTTCTCCTGGGTTCTTGGCCAAGAGTGTTAGAGACTCCGTGTTACAAATCCCCTTGCCCTCTAGAAGTAGGGGAGATTTAGTTCCATTGAAAGGAAATTATAAGACCAACAAAAAAGCAATAATAGTTTGCAGAACAGGAAAGCTATGTATGTCTTTCTCTTGCTGTGCAATATAGGTCAACAGATTTAGCCCTACCTGTGcatatttctgtttcattttatatttgaCTCTTGAAGTCATCCCCCAGTCTGAAAACTCACACAAATGTAAAAACATCTCTTGAAAACAAAGCTTTTATTATGTAGGCCTGATCTGGTCctagttactgttgttgttgtttttttacaacACACTTTTCATATTTGaactttttttcccctctcaacCTTTTTTGAAACTAAGTGGAAAATGGGGGAGAAGTGAGAAGAAGAGCAGAGGTTCATGTGAACCCCTATGGAGATGCACTATATAATCAATGTGAAATGTTGCATGGAGAGATAGTGTAAGGAAAACCAGAAGAAAGACTGATAACATGATAGAGTGCAAAGACTTTACTGAACATAGTTTACTATTATTACTGTGACTTTAAGGATGACATACGTTCCAGCAAGTAATGAGAGAGGTTTGTATTACAGTGACTTTGTCACCTTGATAATCTCACCACCCTTCTTTCTATCTACAGTCCAATTTGCCCTATTATACATGGCAAGAGGTGCAGGCACGGATTGTGCAAATCCAGAAGGAACACCAGATCTGCATCCATAAGAAGGAGCTGACCGAGTTGGACGTCTACCATCGCATCCTACGTTTCAAGAACTACATGGTGGCCATGGTGAACAAGTCACTTCTGCCTGTGCGCTTCCACCTTCCTCTGCTGGGTGACACAGTCTTCTTTACACGTGGCCTCAAGTACAACTTTGAGCTGATCTTTTTTTGGGGGCCAGGCTCCCTCTTTGAAAATGAGTGGAGCCTTAAGGCAGAGTACAAGCGAGGCAGCAACCGCCTGGAACTGGCTGATAAATTAGGCACCCGCATCCTTTGGATTGGCATTGCCAACTTTCTGCTCTGCCCACTTATCCTCATCTGGCAGATCCTCTATGCTTTCTTCAGCTACACAGAGATTCTCAAGCGAGAACCAGGCAGCCTGGGAGCTCGCTGTTGGTCCCTTTACGGCCGCTGCTACCTGCGGCACTTCAACGAGCTGGACCATGAGTTACAGTCACGGCTCAGCAAAGGCTACAAGCCAGCTTCCAAGTATATGAACTGCTTCATTTCACCTTTGCTCACCATTGTGGCCAAGAATGTGGCCTTCTTTGCTGGCTCCATCCTAGCTGTCCTCATTGCCCTTACAATTTATGATGAGGATGTGCTGGCCGTGGAACATGTCCTCACTACTGTCACCATCCTGGGCGTGGGTGTCACTGTCTGCAGGTGAGCAGGGCCATATCAGCAGAAGCCTTGCTGTGCTTTTGAGACCAGTGCTTTCTGTTTTGTTGGACCATCTATTTTTACAGCCACCATAGCCCATTTCCCCAGTGTTATCATATTTGGTGCCATGTAGATGAATGGCAGGCCACTACAGCAAAGCCAATCATATGTAGAAGATACTGAAACATGGTGCTTGGTTACAGAATATGAAACAGTGGTTGCTTACTGTTACcaaatgtgtgtatttttaattttgtggCATTAAATTTTGTGGCATGTGGCATTAAAATTCAGATGTGCACAACCAGCTTCAAAAATATAGTCCACATTGAAATTGGGGAGAAAAACTGAAATATAGTGAGCTCTCCACACTCATTGGAGTTAAGGGTacaagacccccatgaaagtggaaaaaaacccTCTTAAGAATTTCAAAGTTCTTCAGCACAACCTCTGGCAGAAGTTGGCTGTAGAGCTGAAATGGTGGACTTTTGAGATTCCAAGAGAGTCCATATTAATCAAaatcacaaataatcaaattcacaaaaggtTAGATCCATcaatatggagggctgattgtacaaCATAAAGAACACAAATAAAGCAATGATGGGAATGGTACAACTGAGTGTTTGCTGTTTAAATtacttatttttgaaatttagttGTGAAAATCTGAGATTTTATCATTTTCAAAATGCAAGTAATATTGTTGCTGACATTATTTTCAAATAGTATAACTTGCTGCTGGCTTCATGCCACTGAAAATATGCAGCTTGATAGAGATATTAGAATCCAGAATCTAGGAATGTTGCTGGGTCTGTGAGGAATTGTTTCAAGATTCTCTTAGATAAACAAAattatattttgcattttattttttatcaaacAGTTGTATAATCTGCTAGTGACTTGTATATTCCAAAGCAGCACataaacaaaaatgtaaaatagaTTTGTCCCCACTAAAGTGAATTATTTTGGTTAAAATAATTACACATTCAGAACCGTTAAGAGTTTCTCTCCATAAAGATGTCTGTATAGcggttttttcttttaaaaagttctgAGGTTGTTAATTTGGGCACATTCAAGGAGGATATGGCTACCAGTTACATTGGCTCTCTGTTATCTCCAGTATTGGAAAAAGAATCCAGAATCTTCAGTAGAATAGTTCCTGATGAACATAATTAGAAAGGTACTATTCACTAATGTCATGCTTACAGCCTTTCCAGAGGATCTGGTTAGCTACTGCAGGTACAAAATGTTGTGTTTGATAAGCCTCCAGTGGAGATCTTCCACTATTTTGTAACCTAGATCATGAGGTCATGCAGCATTTCTCAAGACACTGCTTTTTCATTTGCTTACTGTTTCCAAGGGATGCAGATCTCTTGACGTGTTTTTGTGTCCTCTCTCGGCTGCAGATCCTTCATCCCAGATCAGCACTTGGTATTCTGTCCAGAGCAGCTGCTTCGAGTGATTTTGGCACATATCCACTACATGCCTGACCACTGGCAAGGCAATGCCCACCGCTATGAGACCCGAGATGAGTTCGCCCAGCTCTTCCAATACAAGGCGGTGAGGTGGGGCTGGGCAGGGTGGGAAGACAAAAAATGGCATCAGTGCTATTTTGGGCTTAGACAGAGATCTTGACTACatctcaaaatatattttcttctttggaAGTTACGAAGTTTCCCTGATCACACGTCacttggaagaaaggcagcatCTGAAGTCCTGTTATAGTAGTGTGGCAGTTAATTTCTAATTACTATCAccatcatttatatcccaccttttaccCAATAATGAGACTCAAGGCAGACAACAATATTTATTGCGGCACCCATATCCAATATATGGTTTCACTTTCTCATATATTAACTTGAGAAGTAGGAAA
Encoded here:
- the atg9a gene encoding autophagy-related protein 9A isoform X2, giving the protein MLISEIFELMQFIFVVAFTTFLVSCVDYDILFANKLVNHSQHSSDPVKVTLPDAFLPPNECSARIQTNGFLLSILVIAGVFWIHRLIKFIYNICCYWEIHSFYISALKIPMSNLPYYTWQEVQARIVQIQKEHQICIHKKELTELDVYHRILRFKNYMVAMVNKSLLPVRFHLPLLGDTVFFTRGLKYNFELIFFWGPGSLFENEWSLKAEYKRGSNRLELADKLGTRILWIGIANFLLCPLILIWQILYAFFSYTEILKREPGSLGARCWSLYGRCYLRHFNELDHELQSRLSKGYKPASKYMNCFISPLLTIVAKNVAFFAGSILAVLIALTIYDEDVLAVEHVLTTVTILGVGVTVCRSFIPDQHLVFCPEQLLRVILAHIHYMPDHWQGNAHRYETRDEFAQLFQYKAVFILEELLSPIVTPLILIFCLRPKALEIIDFFRNFTVEVVGVGDTCSFAQMDVRQHGHPAWMSAGKTEASIYQQAEDGKTELSLMHFAITNPHWQPPRESTAFIGLLKERVHRDSSLALAQQAVLPDNTLFTSIQSLQSESEPHSLIANVIAGSSALGYQAVRDAQTSRHLSAVSEVASALRSFSPLQSTHTAHGSSHAEGSQLRGPGTMMGSGADARTASSGSSAWEGQLQSLILSEYASTEMSLHALYMHELHKQHAQLDLERHLWHRQESDESGESAQDEPEVQRSTPGSAIPRSASYPLASPRQAGDETAALQAGFQRRYGGVSDPGIVNRAPSHFARLPLGGWAEDGQTARHPEPVPEEPSEDDLPPQIHKV